GTTTATAATAATACGTTATTTCATTAAATTTACCCAGTTGAAGTTaacaaaattgattttaataaagCAACTACCCTAACTGGATTCAAATTTCTATAGAACTTatgcaataaaataataaagtcaCGTCTGATCTCTGAAAATAAGGCTTCATCTAATCTGCATCGAATGGATATTCAATTTGACAGTGTTATGGTTTTAGTGCACCTAGGAACTAACGGTaactaaacataaataaaagaaaaatataaacgtAAAGGGCTATTCTTGTAGTATTTTGGAATGAGAATATTACTCTTTTTTTCAACTAAAGTGAACTCCCTCTACTTACTAAATATTACACAGAAACGAATCGACTTAcaaattattcaaatttaatttaagtaaaatatttaaaataaggtCAAATTACCTGaatcaataataaaatttaaactagaTAGTCAAGTCAATTAATCGgattcaaatgtcaaaataatCAGTTCAATAGATctataaatctaattaaattttaatttataattcacgtttatattaaaaataaatttaaaatatttatatgtatatagtTAAACTAAATTTGATCAACCAACACAGCTGAACTTAAATGTTATAAGCATTAGACCACATTTTACAGAAATGGGAGATTAAAAATATCTCGCAAACACTCTCTttcttcaattattaaaaaatatccaaaccaATCAAACATAGTTTTAATTATCGTACAAGGtcgaatttgaatttttaaaaataaactctaATGAAATAAAAACCGAATGATGGGGAAAAAACAAAGAAACAGCataagaaagagaaaaagtaGAAAAGAGAGTGAAGAAAAACACTCTCTATGAGTGACTGAACTTGTGTTGTGTTGTGCCCACACATTGCAGCTGTCTCCAGCCCATTTCCCTCCCCTTTTCTCCACTACCCTTCACTCCCCCCATCTCTTTATATACCTCGCACCACCCTCTCATATCCACCCACCACCACCTCCGCCACCGCTGCCGCCCCCCCTCAGCCCCTCAGCTCAAAATGTTGAACCATTTCTTCATACTAAGTCTTGGGTTCTTCATTTTATTCAGCAACACTCACCATGTCTATGCTTCAAACCCACAGATTCAAACCTTAACCACCAAACCAACCTACATCAACCCAAAGCTCCCGCCCCGGACCCTCTCCACATCTAAAAAGTTCGAGGGCTCGTCGGATTTAGTCCAGCTCCGGTACCACATGGGCCCGGTTCTCTCCTCCGCCCCTATCAACGTCTACCTCATATGGTACGGCCGTTGGGCTAACTCCCAGAAGCTCCTCATCAAAGACTTCATCAACTCCATCTCCCCCACCACCCCTGCCGCCAAACCCTCCGTCTCCGACTGGTGGCAGACCGTCTCACAATACACCGATCAAACCGGCGCCAACATCTCCCGCTCCATCCTCATCGCCGGCGAACATACCGACACAACTTACTCTCACGGAACCCACTTGACCCGTCTCTCCATCCAGCAAGTGATCGCCACCGCCGTGAAATCCGCTCCATTTCCGGTGGATCACAAGAACGGAGTCTACCTAATCCTGACTGCCCAAGAGGTGACCGTTCAGGAATTTTGTCGAGCAGTTTGTGGGTTCCATTACTTCACATTCCCCTCCATGGTGGGCTACACATTACCCTACGCATGGGTCGGAAACTCCGGGAAGCAATGCCCGGAAGTCTGCGCCTACCCGTTTGCAATCCCGGGTTACATGGGCGGCGGCGGGCCGGGGGCGTTGCAACCGCCGAACGGCGACGTGGGTGTTGACGGGATGATCAGCGTGATAGCACATGAGCTTGCGGAATTGAGTTCGAACCCGTTAGTGAACGCTTGGTATGCGGGTGAGGACCCGACCGCTCCGACTGAGATCGGCGATTTATGCGAGGGGTTGTACGGGACAGGTGGCGGTGGTGGGTACATTGGGCAGGTGATGAGTGATAGAAAAGGACGGACTTTTAATATGAATGGTAAAAATGGGAGAAAGTTTTTGGTGCAGTGGATTTGGAGCCATGTGTTGAAGGCATGTGCTGGTCCTAATGCTCttgattaaatttttagatgtttgtaaaatttacTTAGTTTAAAAAACAAGATATATTATGGGGTTTTTTTTAACTCAAGATTCTATGCTTTTGAATCTTGAAATAGGGATAAGTTGATGACATTTATCGTTCTCctcatttgttaatttttttttaaatatttttatagttaaattaTAGTTTTTAGATGTAAAAAGAAGAGTTTGGACTTGTGTTATTTGATTTCATAAAatgtatattatttataatttgtttttgtttcaaacacctatgaaattttaaaatgatttcaTTATGCTCCTCTTTTAAATAatgacttaagtagcaatttgctaTTCAACTTCTAAATAATGGAGTCAACTGTTTATAATCATTAAGTTCGTGTCTAATTTGggcataaaattaatttatatgttcgTGCCTAATTTggccataaaattaatttatatgttaattgtcattgcttataaattaaaggggtaaattgctacttaagtgtTTAAGTAATTACAAGTGTAGACTTAAAACAATAAACTTACATTGGTTGTGCCATACCATATTtacaagccaatgagcatttgcgatagaaaatcttctaattatcatttaatttttttattatcactttttccacatggctaacgcatcattggcttgttgcacgaatgacatggcggaacggttgcgtgcaataattttttaCATTAGAATATAAACTCTTTAATTGCAGATTGCCTTatcaatttaaaaagaaaataacttCGTAATTGTGCTAGAGTTTTAATTCTTTAAGAAACTTGTAACGGATAAGCCTGAAGCATCGCCAATAATTGAATCGGTctaaaatgtttaataattaacctgaaataaaaaaaattatctatacCCAAGCTATACATTACGTGTAAATTTagatattttcctttttttttacataGAGAGTTTTCTCTTGCTTAACCCTTTCTGTCAATAACTCTAGTAAGGCTGAGGGTTGGCTACATGAAATTATTTTGTTTGgattttgatataaaattatttgtttggatttggtATGAAATTATTTTGGTTGGATTCTTTGCTTGAAAGTTATGACCTGGATGGGATTTTATTGTCATTCCCAAGTGATAATTTaagtggactactatttaccgcccTAAATTACTACTCACCGTCCAAGTTTTGACTGAAATGCCCCTATCATATTtccaattcaaaaacaaaaaaacaaaaatcctctcaactcaaaaATTTCTCAAACTCAACCTAAAATAACGACGATAACCGGAACCGATTTATGTCGCAATCGACGGGAGATAAAAGACGGAAACTTccgttaattaatttttttcgtttctaactgttttaataaaaaaaatattaagggcCATGTGCACCATCAcctggcgatggcgatggtgcaCTGAGGGACGATTGTCCCAGTGGACCATCGCCAAACAACGGCGATGTCGCCTATGGGCCATCGCCAGACGATGACGATGGCCCATAGGCGCCATCACCACTGTTTGGCGATGGTCCACTGGGACAATCGTCCCTCGGAGACGATTGTCCCTGtgcaccatcgccatcgccaggCGATGTTACAGGGCCATCGCCATTGCCGGGCAATggcctttaaaaaaataaaaataaaattcttttttattaaaacagttaaaaacgaaaaaaattaattacggAGGTTCTCGTCTTTTATCTCCCGTCGATTGGGACATAAATCGGCTCCGGTTATCGTCGGGATTTTAGGTTgagtttgagagatttttgagttgagaggatttttatttttttgtttttgaattgaaattatgtTAAGGCATTTCAGTCAAAACTTGGACGGTGGATAGTAATTTGGGACGGCGAATAGTAAACCCCCTAATTTAACCATACAAAATTCCCTGTTTACCATATTTCTGCCTCATGATCTAAAGGAAAAGAGAAACAATAAAATGAATTCCAATAAAAGAAATGATAAAGCGATGTATAAAATTGGCGGTGTTCATTGTTTTATGTTCATTTTTGGACACTTGATATGAAAATCTTTATTATACACAGCTTCATAATCATAAAGGCCAAAGCATCAACGTTTGCCTCAAATGCAAATTTAAATATCTgcatgttttacctttttttattgggtccctatatttttatattatctaaattggattttatgattttatttttggtCTAATAGTGAAGAAAAGCCAAAACTTTATGACATAgtgcaatttataccaaatttttaatttttgtaatgatagacaaattgcattttttttattagaagaATAGCTATTGTCAAACTTATAACAAAAaagtctaattacttaaaaaaatcccaccttaatttttttttcatatataccATGACCTTGTTAAAAAGTCATTTGTTCCCAATTTTaggtttttaggtttcatctctacccaatacaaaaatataattaataatttaataaattaaaagatgaaaaaattaaaaacaattaaataaaaggttATATCAAACGTCTAATTAGTATGTTAATATAAATTGAAGGATTatcttaaacttttttctaattgAAAAGAGGCACTTTTAGtatttttgggtagagatgaaacctaaaaactcAAAATGGGTACAAATGACctttttttacaaggtcagggtataaacgaaaaaaaaaatcaatatgaggtttttttaagtaattaagcctaacaaaaaaatccaagtttggctattattatagcaacaaaaaaaatacaatttggctattatcataaaaaggggcaatgtcataaaaaatttactaactttatactttttctcatttttaaccACGcagtttaaaaatcgtcattttcatataccaactaccatttttttctcaaatacatacaccgttcaaaaatccggCGAAAATTATTGACGTGTCACTATCTAATTTGTTAAGGCATGTCGCTATTCATTTGTCAACTCAACAATTTTTACCGaatttttgaacggtgtatgaatttgagaaaaattggtagttcgtgtatgaaaataacGATTTTTAAAcagcgtgattaaaataagaaaatgtgtaaaattggtgaatttttataacattaacccttataaaaattaaaagtttggttgaaattgcaacaagttgtaaatatttaactttttccATCAAAcctttatctttaataaatttaaattgtttttccCACATCAAGTCAATATGAAAGAGATTTTATACTTTTATTGTTTTAgtaaaactaaatatttatatttattcaaaaattaataatctcTAATTAATCAACTTCTTCACCTTTTAATAATCAATAATTAGattatttgataataaaatgtAGTTGTATTTATAAAGGTAGAATTAAGGTTAGCATTAGGTCTTAGGTGTTAACATTAGTTTAGAATCTCAGGTTACTTATTAATTAAAGGCTTAATAttgtaaaaaatcacaaattttagcgtgttttgcaaatttaacacaaCCTTttcattttggcaaattaatacaccaactttcaatattttgcaattttagcaccgataaATTTTCCTcagaaaaatagagaaaaagaTGATGTGTACACCAGAATAACTACTGTTCCGACGTCCATATCAGCATTTTACTGacgatcggtgctaaaattgcgaaaaatcaaaagttgatgtattaatttgacaaaattgaaagtttatgttaaatttgcaaaacatgttaaagttcgtgattttttacgccattaagccttaattaaattcatattaattaGTACATGCCACGAAAAAAAGTGGTAAACGGACTGTTTTAGTTTGTGAAAGTGTTAAAAGGCCTATAGAGCTATTAAGGTTATGTTTTGAGCAACTTAGTATGTCAATGCTAAAAATTGTTCCATAAACTTTTAAGGCATTGTAATTTGTCATGTTTCTTAGACTTAAATCATCATCCTTTAGACTTTTATAAGTTATTTGCAATAATTACGCTTTTATCCTTCAAATTTATCGCTACATAAAGATCTAGTCCATTTGAATTCTAACAAGCAAATCACTAGCTCGTCACTTGGACGAGTGTCTCTGAAAATCACCATCAGACGTTGTATTCATTTATCACTTTTCTATTTGTCCAGAAAAAAAAGGtgtctaaaattaatttttttattttagataaaaggtgcaaaaatgaccctcatgTATAGCCCGAGTCTCTTGTTGGCACCTTATGTATTTCGGATCTTAAATATgaccctaacgtcttaaaaaagtatcaaaaaaacacTATAAACTAACGGAAGTTAGTTTTATTGTTAAGTGTGTGTTGTGTCAATTCATTTCCACACATAagcattaaattaatttgacaCATCATCACTCAcacataattaattataaaaataatgattaaatattccaattaactttaattattcTTAAAGTAACTCTGATTAACCTAAAATGAGCCCACTTAACCTAAACTAACTCTAAATCACAACCTTTACCCAGCCTCCGCCGCCCTTCAACACAACCTCCTCTTTCAACACAACCTTCTCCTGTTTCAGATTGCTCCATGTACCTTCAATACAACCTCCCAGCAAGAACCAACTCCTTAACGTCTAATTTCCGAACGAAAACCGCAACTACAGCCGTTGCAGCACTGGATCCAAGCTACACTTGCATGAGTTTCGCAAAACTCGGAGATCGATATCTCACCCGGATGAACTCAGGAATCGATGGTGACGAAAACAAAGTTTCCGAGTCTGTCTACTGCGCATCCTAAGAAGACGAACTTGGGACCCAAACTGCAGATGGTGGCGGGTGCGAAGGACTTGACGGAGGTGAAAACAGATTCGCGTTCAGTTGTTGTGGTGATGGTGGGTAGACAAGTTGCAGCGGAGGAGAGGTGATGGATTTGTGCTGTGTATTGGGGATTTTCAATATTGGATTCTTAATTGATGGTGTGTAGAAAAGTTTCTAAAATGGATTTTTCTATCAATTCTGTTTTAATTTCTGTGTTGAATTAATGTATTGGGATTGAATTTACACATGGTGAATAAATATGTTTCAAATATGTGGAATTTAAAGAGGAATTTTATTTTCAAGTGAAATCTGTTGTTGTGTTTAGCAAGATTGGATGGAGAAtcaagtttaaaattttaatgtaaaTTTGACTTGGGGAAAGAATGTCCAGATGAAGAAAAAAGGCTGAAGATGAAGATAATGTGGTTTTAAGGTTGTTTGATTTGCTGATTTGGACAAAGTAAAAGGCGGCGATTTAGAGTAAATTTAACTTAGTTTAGGTTAATCAGGGTTATTTAGATGAATTAGagttaatttcaaaattattaaagtTAATTAGGATGTTAGTTAACTATAATTAATGCTTATGTGtcatattaatttaaaaatgatgatgtgttcaaattaatttaatgctTATATGTGCAAATGAATTGACACGTCACACACTTAACAATAAAACTAACTTCCGTTAgtttgtagtgtttttttgatatttttttaagacGTTAAGGTCATATTTGAGATATGAAATACATGAGGTGCCTTTTCTCCTTTGTTTTCTCCTCTCAAatagaaaaccctagccgtcaagcgtttctcctttgtTTTTCGCTTTGGCTGCagtcaatggtttatttttgccgttggcggtagccatttattttttattgctttagaattaaataaatgaccgactccttttcatcttttttattttggttggtaaatctatcgacgaggcgcatcaatttcaatagatatacaaataaaaaatcagagatggatcaaaccctttcaagattgaagatgaaatcgttataggttatattagttttttttataactattttacagtgattgtctttcttttttgaaagttttgttgttctttctatatgaaagatttgttgttttttatgaagagtttgtgagtcttttgttagacagaaaaggattggatcttattgtgttagagcggttatgtaattttgattttgttttgtaaggcgatctgcgaatcaagatttatatcttgttccatgtcaggtcattggAAACGGTTGTACCCTTTCTGAATTCttacacctgtaactgctctttattattaatgaaagattattcgattgtcaaaaaaaaaacatgaggtGCCAACAAGAGACTCGGGCTATAcatgagggtcatttttgcacctttttcctttattttaaagatatatttcaACTAAATAAACTACGAGAAGTTTATTCATATTTTGACAtaaatattaagtttaaaattgaacctttttcttcatttttttgtcaaaggctaaaactttcattaataataatgaaaattatataaatgaacGGTTCTTCAACAATCTGAAAGAACTATTCTAAGATAATGATGAGTGCTGTAAATACAGCTGTAACTACAGTCATCGATTAGAGCTTTTCTAACCATCAAAAAATTACCTAAATACATATAAGATTCAAATATTGAACTACGATCTTGAAACCGCTCGATCCAGAAACTTTAAGTTTTTCAAGGCTCATCTCCATTATAGATCCCAAAAGTTATCTAATAAGATAAGAACAACTATcatagaaaaattattaaaaataactcaaatttttttaaaagacttCTTTTTTAGTTTGAGATATAAATCCAATcaagaaatattttaaacttcttAACCGGATTGAAAATCCTTCAAAACAACACAAGAAAAAGAGAGATAACTCTCTCATtagatttggaaaaaaaatcactaaatGAAGATGACGTAGGTTTTCTGATCACCACTAGATCTAGGATTTTTCAAACATCTAAAATGAGAGTGTCATGTGGAGTTTTATTAAACAGGAAAGATAAATATTGAGAGTATGGAGGAGGTGGTTTTCCGGCTAAGAGGCCGAAACCACCTCCTCAAAACTATGGGATTAGTTTTGTGGgttttagagagaagggagagagtttattttttagagagagaagtaATCAGTAACTGGACAATCTATTTTGAGTAGCCATTTTTTCCTCATTTTTATCCCTTGTGTGATATACAATTGATTGATGACTATAACTATTTGCATTACATTTGGGGAAGGGTTTTAATATACATTTAATTCCTTTTCAAATGAAAGGTTAGTACttacaatttatatttatatttatgagaTGATGGTGAGCAAATTCTTGTCCTTTTGTCCAGGTGGGGATATAGTTTTGAGAGGGCACAtcgaaattaaaacaaaaataaagtttataattgaaaatttgtgTTCAACAGCTAATATTGGGACCCTCATATAAGAACCACCTAAAAGGTTAATTATTGCCCTTATTTTTCAGGTCATGCCTTGTTGCTTTGTGGTGGGGGCGGTCCCTTTTAGTGGTAGGTAGGGTAAATATTAAAGGTTTGTTCTTTTATGCTAATCGATTGTAGACCAAAGGTATAGTTTGAAATCTAAGGATTTTATTttccacttttaaattttaatttttataaaaaaacttacTATACGAGCACAAAAATCCACCgctaaataattgtatttttaacgAGCTATAATGAATTGTTTTCGAACGTTACATTGTAACTTGTTACTCTTACCATTTCTAAAGAGAAAAACTtataggcaccgtttggattgatggattttaaacgatggattctaaacaatcaatggatttggacaaaatccatcgtttgcctcaaaaaaaagttaatagaatccatggatttataaattccctcattttctacaatccatcatttttgagggttttgatttcccacctactaggtgggaaagtccaaatccaccattttttatgaatgatggattgttatattatttatttttttccataaataatattaaaaaccattgattttattttcaatccaaacgatggaattttaaaatcaatggatttaaattccattgatttagaatccatcgattttgttaaaatctatggattttaaaaaccctcaatccaaacggtgccatAGTTATTTTCAGATTTACTGTGGATTTAGGAGCTATTATTCTCATTCTTTAGCGCCGGTTTCAATTCACaattttggatcgtgacaagaTTGTTgtgagatatttttttattaaccaaaaaataaGGTTGGGAAAATATCTTCAACAAAAAAACAAaccctttcaaaaaaaaattaaagataatctttttttatttaacttcaAAAAGCAACCTActttttaacttaattaattaattaatcaataaaagtgATTAGATAATAAgtataaaaatgaaagaaaatttgCATTTAAGTACGCAAAATTGCAATTTGACTTCTAACCTTCCCGAAAAAATCAAATGGTGAAACTCTAAAAACATTCAATTTAATTCAGTTCAAATCAAATTACTCTTAAAAAATCATCTATTTTAAGTTGGACGATTTTTCTCTAACTATTATCATTGGTCATTAGCGTATCCTtaaaaatctgcataaaaaTTACAGTGTTTACAACTAAGCCTTGTTTAATTATGGCAAACTTTTTAGAATATTAGGTATTTAGTTAtaatattttccaatttttaaaactagcaaattgtttttataatttttcatattataattaatgGAAGAACACAAAAAAAAgctttttatgattttttttaattaaaagcagcattttgaaaacataattctccaactaaattttttatctaACGATTTCAAAAACTATTGTACACTTTAATTTAGAAATACAACAACGTTACAATTTGTTCATTCTATCAATAATTGCAAAAGAAATGAACAATTACATGTACGTTCAAAAAACACTTGGACCGGCACCGAACTGCTACTTTGACGgttccataacatttgtaattatggctcataaaatcaaacaaaattaaattaaatttaagttctataaaaattaattagaattaaaaataaatgtaatgTAAGTGAttggttaattatatatataaatatatatatatagtagataatttaaaatatattttataaaaatatcggtTTGGAATTGGAACTGTTGATGCTTCCGTTTTCAAAAAATGTTAAACCGGTTCGAAACCGGTCTCCCATGTTGTTTAgcacatgttttttttatatttaaaaaatatttattctaaatagttaaaatttaaattttttataatattttctaaaattatacatCCAATGAAAACAGAAGATATGAGAAACATTATACTatttcattcaaaaaaataaaacaataaaaaacacTCAGCAAAcaatcaaaattttgattttttaatttgttttaaaaataaaaaaagaaaaaagaaaattaaaaaaagaaaaaacagaacTCCGAGCCTATCTCAATTTATTTTGTTGTACGTATCCAGATGTTGTctttatactccctccggtccataatatttgtcgcatttggctgacacaagaattaagaaaacaattaatatgtcttaatttataaacatttttactaaattaaccctagaaacttgtttacatttataactaccattttcatttgtttattatattttttcaaaaaattaatggGGGGCAAATATGAAAAGATAGCAATTAATTCTCTCTtaatattataacatgacaaatattatgggcCAAAACAAATTCTCAaatacgacaaatattatgCACCGGAGGGAATAGTACACATGGCATCTGAAAAGTGTATAAACGAGGCAAACATGCACCATATAAATGTGCATGTGTCATGCGACCCGCTCTCAGTCTGAGTTGCATAAGAAGGATTAAACTGTCCAATTTTTTGTATTCACATAGAAATGGCTGATATTAAACCTAATGGTATGGCCTGTAATGAAGGGTGCGGATGCCCTGTTCCTTGCCCCGGTGGTACAGCTTGCAGGTTGCTGCTGTTATCAACATCATTATATTTTGTTACTAGCTTTATGAAAATTGTTTGGTTGGATGCAGGTGCTCAACCATGAGAAGTGGCGCGGGAGACGGGCACAAAAAATGCGGATGCAGGGAGCATTACGGGTGCAATCCGTGCTCGTGCGCAAGGGCGTCGGAGACGGTAGGAGTTGGGAAGGCTAATTGTAAGTGTGGCCCTGGCTGCGCCTGTGCTACTTGTGCCGCTTAACTGCTTCAATCCCCTCGGATCTATGTATAGTGTACAGTACTAGAGTCACTCTCTAGCTAGTTTTCAGCTAGCAgatctataaaataaaatttggttttgtaatataTTTATGCATCATACTTCTTATTCTAATTAGACGAGATAGTTATGTGTATGCCTAGCATCAGAATCGTTTGGGCCTCCAACTTATACGCGCACTGAAAATTGggattaaaatgagaaattttattttttaatgttacacTAATTGTAAGTGTTCatttcatatattataaatatagcATTAACTTTTTGTTCTATTCTCTAATCGTAACAATTACTAATTcaacaaaaaatcaataaaatccGTAAATAAgtcatatgatttttttatattattatactccctccgtctcaatagaattgtccactttgagaaatttttcgTCTCAAAATTTTtgtccacttttaaaaaataaataacttttacactcattttcctatattatccatatttaaaatc
This window of the Mercurialis annua linkage group LG5, ddMerAnnu1.2, whole genome shotgun sequence genome carries:
- the LOC126682323 gene encoding protein EXORDIUM-like 5, giving the protein MLNHFFILSLGFFILFSNTHHVYASNPQIQTLTTKPTYINPKLPPRTLSTSKKFEGSSDLVQLRYHMGPVLSSAPINVYLIWYGRWANSQKLLIKDFINSISPTTPAAKPSVSDWWQTVSQYTDQTGANISRSILIAGEHTDTTYSHGTHLTRLSIQQVIATAVKSAPFPVDHKNGVYLILTAQEVTVQEFCRAVCGFHYFTFPSMVGYTLPYAWVGNSGKQCPEVCAYPFAIPGYMGGGGPGALQPPNGDVGVDGMISVIAHELAELSSNPLVNAWYAGEDPTAPTEIGDLCEGLYGTGGGGGYIGQVMSDRKGRTFNMNGKNGRKFLVQWIWSHVLKACAGPNALD
- the LOC126680334 gene encoding EC protein I/II-like, encoding MADIKPNGMACNEGCGCPVPCPGGTACRCSTMRSGAGDGHKKCGCREHYGCNPCSCARASETVGVGKANCKCGPGCACATCAA